A DNA window from Providencia huaxiensis contains the following coding sequences:
- the flgA gene encoding flagellar basal body P-ring formation chaperone FlgA, which yields MVISLLGLTPALSEASLPQDINHYFRQIHGKKTHISIEIKTPIERWPTCEHPQINPPIGGRNMGNVSLPVQCGKKKQFIQLTVNVTGQYYVATRNITRGESIQFVDIGTKKGLLHKLPAGASTDKIALRGAIALRNIPAGQTFTKSMTRQPWAIKAGQTVFVFANGDNFSVKYEGRAINNATAGQNTRVRLLNGQVVNGEALENGSVQVALK from the coding sequence ATGGTAATCAGTTTGTTAGGGCTTACTCCAGCGCTTTCTGAAGCGTCGTTACCCCAAGATATCAACCATTATTTTCGCCAAATTCATGGCAAGAAAACGCACATTTCAATAGAAATTAAAACCCCAATTGAGCGTTGGCCAACTTGTGAGCACCCTCAAATCAACCCACCTATTGGTGGACGCAATATGGGTAATGTTTCCCTCCCAGTACAATGTGGCAAGAAAAAACAGTTTATTCAGCTAACGGTGAATGTTACAGGCCAGTATTACGTAGCCACACGTAATATAACCAGAGGGGAATCTATACAGTTTGTTGATATCGGAACTAAAAAGGGCTTATTACATAAGCTACCTGCAGGCGCAAGCACCGATAAAATCGCACTTCGCGGAGCGATCGCCCTGCGCAATATTCCAGCCGGACAAACATTCACAAAATCAATGACAAGACAACCATGGGCAATAAAAGCGGGGCAAACGGTATTTGTGTTCGCCAATGGTGATAATTTTTCAGTGAAATACGAAGGCAGAGCGATTAACAACGCCACTGCCGGCCAAAATACCCGAGTGCGCTTGTTAAATGGGCAAGTTGTGAATGGGGAAGCACTCGAAAATGGCAGTGTTCAAGTGGCATTAAAATAA
- the flgB gene encoding flagellar basal body rod protein FlgB has protein sequence MIDKLNATFAFQQQALSIREARQTVLASNIANADTPGYQARDIDFNRQLQQAMDKGVVGGKGVTLAVTSKGHIEGRGGKAPNIDLKYRVPYQTSMDGNTVDMDIERSQFADNTLKYQTDLTFINSRVKSMLAVLQQG, from the coding sequence ATGATTGATAAATTAAACGCCACGTTTGCTTTCCAGCAACAGGCTTTGTCAATACGCGAAGCAAGGCAGACCGTATTAGCTTCAAACATTGCTAATGCCGACACCCCCGGCTACCAAGCACGTGATATTGACTTTAATCGTCAACTTCAACAAGCCATGGATAAAGGTGTGGTAGGGGGAAAAGGCGTGACGCTCGCTGTTACGTCGAAAGGACATATCGAAGGGCGAGGGGGCAAAGCGCCAAATATTGACCTGAAATATCGTGTTCCTTACCAAACCTCAATGGATGGTAATACGGTAGATATGGATATTGAACGCAGCCAATTCGCAGATAACACCCTGAAATATCAGACCGACCTTACATTCATCAATAGCCGCGTCAAAAGTATGCTGGCTGTCTTACAGCAAGGGTAA
- the flgC gene encoding flagellar basal body rod protein FlgC — MALLSIFDISASALTAQSQRLNVSASNMANAESIAGPDGQPYRAKQVVFQMAPQGRHEVGGVRVSELIEDPTPPRMEYKPGHPSANEKGYVQMPNVDMVGEMINTISASRSYQANLEVMNTAKTLLQKTLTIGQ; from the coding sequence ATGGCTTTACTGAGTATTTTTGATATCTCTGCATCTGCATTGACCGCGCAATCTCAACGCTTGAATGTCAGTGCGAGCAATATGGCAAACGCAGAAAGTATTGCAGGGCCTGATGGTCAACCATATCGTGCAAAACAAGTCGTTTTTCAAATGGCACCACAAGGGCGCCACGAAGTGGGAGGCGTGCGTGTGAGTGAGCTGATAGAAGACCCTACGCCACCCCGTATGGAATATAAGCCCGGTCACCCGTCAGCGAATGAAAAAGGCTATGTGCAAATGCCGAATGTCGACATGGTTGGTGAAATGATCAATACCATTTCAGCCTCCCGTAGCTATCAAGCCAACTTAGAAGTGATGAATACAGCAAAAACCTTGCTGCAAAAGACACTCACAATAGGCCAGTAA
- a CDS encoding flagellar hook assembly protein FlgD has product MGIAATMYDSLDNSIAGPEPAASNVPKKSQSDDMRDTFLKMIVTQMQNQDPTKPMENTDLTSQLAQIATLESMNKLSDSVSGISQQIGSGQSLQATQLVGKGVLIPRNEIILAPLKKENTGEDSNVTKPSNPLPDEGISPNSPSMFGLSNKGAIAGEEGGEEPQSEYISSPFGFFLPKLADNVEITIRDKNRMVVRTITYDTEVKPDIYDMAWDGRDNNGNLVTDTTGKYYFDVKAVSSGAEIEVTKLGYTRVNGVTPGSDAPLLDVGIGQSVPLSSIFKVYPSS; this is encoded by the coding sequence ATGGGAATTGCAGCCACAATGTACGACTCTTTGGACAATTCGATAGCTGGCCCTGAGCCGGCTGCGAGCAATGTGCCAAAGAAAAGTCAAAGTGACGATATGCGCGACACTTTTTTAAAAATGATTGTCACGCAGATGCAAAACCAAGACCCAACAAAACCAATGGAAAATACGGATTTAACCAGTCAATTGGCACAAATTGCCACGCTTGAAAGCATGAATAAACTCAGCGATAGCGTGAGTGGCATTTCCCAACAAATTGGTTCAGGTCAGTCATTACAAGCCACTCAGCTTGTCGGAAAAGGTGTGCTTATTCCGCGCAATGAAATCATTTTAGCACCACTCAAGAAAGAGAACACAGGCGAAGACAGCAATGTGACTAAGCCATCAAACCCGCTTCCTGACGAGGGCATCAGCCCAAATAGCCCTTCAATGTTTGGGCTTAGTAACAAAGGTGCTATTGCAGGTGAAGAGGGCGGTGAAGAGCCGCAATCTGAATATATTTCCTCGCCGTTTGGGTTCTTTTTACCGAAATTGGCGGACAACGTTGAAATTACTATTCGCGATAAAAACCGAATGGTTGTGCGAACCATTACCTATGATACGGAAGTTAAACCCGATATCTATGATATGGCGTGGGATGGTCGTGATAACAACGGCAACTTGGTCACGGATACAACAGGAAAATATTACTTTGATGTGAAAGCCGTCAGTTCAGGGGCTGAAATCGAAGTGACCAAACTGGGGTATACCCGTGTTAACGGTGTGACCCCAGGCTCTGACGCACCATTACTTGATGTTGGCATTGGGCAAAGTGTCCCGCTGAGCAGCATTTTCAAAGTTTATCCATCTTCTTAA
- the flgE gene encoding flagellar hook protein FlgE, whose product MSFSQAVSGLNAASAGLDSIGNNIANSATNGFKGATTSFADMFAGSGVGLGVNVAAVTQNFKDGPITRTDRATDVAISGNGFFRVQDQNGDTYYSRDGQFLRDKSGNLVNNQGMVVTGYPASVDEKGNVTIQSGGVPAGLNIPTDMMDAKASELAKLTINLNSEDKIKDKPFDVNNPDDSATYNFSTTMTAYDSQGNTHEISVYFVKSADNEWKVYAKDANDKVATQLINTEDVDDTVVVHNKLIFDGNGRLSAPTDATFDFNYKGLNGANDGVLRVDLNKTRQQKVSESSVSAIDVNGYPAGEYTTFKIEDNGLITANYSNQQKRVVGQVALSAFANPNGLVSQGGNVWASSNASGNPMDGVPGVGQFGKLTSGALESSNVDMSQELISMIVMQRNYQSNAQTIKTQDQMLQTLVNLR is encoded by the coding sequence ATGTCTTTTTCACAAGCAGTCAGTGGCTTAAATGCAGCCTCAGCGGGGCTTGATTCAATTGGTAATAATATTGCCAACTCCGCAACAAATGGTTTTAAAGGCGCGACGACCTCATTTGCCGATATGTTTGCAGGCTCAGGTGTTGGCTTAGGTGTCAATGTGGCCGCAGTGACCCAAAATTTTAAAGATGGCCCAATCACGCGCACGGATAGAGCGACAGACGTTGCCATCTCAGGTAATGGTTTTTTCCGCGTACAAGACCAAAACGGTGATACTTACTACAGCCGTGATGGTCAATTCTTACGCGATAAAAGCGGTAATTTAGTCAATAACCAAGGGATGGTAGTCACAGGTTACCCCGCGAGTGTTGATGAAAAAGGCAATGTTACCATTCAAAGTGGTGGTGTTCCTGCTGGTTTGAATATTCCAACCGATATGATGGATGCAAAAGCGTCGGAATTAGCGAAATTAACCATTAACCTGAACTCAGAAGATAAAATCAAAGATAAACCTTTCGATGTAAACAACCCCGATGATTCAGCAACTTACAATTTCAGCACGACTATGACGGCGTATGATAGCCAAGGTAACACGCATGAAATTTCCGTGTACTTTGTAAAAAGTGCGGATAATGAATGGAAAGTGTATGCCAAAGATGCGAACGACAAAGTTGCAACGCAATTAATCAATACTGAGGATGTAGACGATACCGTTGTTGTTCATAATAAATTAATTTTTGATGGTAACGGGCGTTTGTCTGCACCTACAGATGCCACTTTTGATTTTAATTATAAAGGGCTAAATGGTGCAAATGATGGTGTTCTTAGAGTTGACCTAAACAAAACTCGCCAACAAAAAGTCAGCGAGTCTTCCGTTAGTGCGATTGATGTTAATGGCTATCCTGCTGGTGAATACACCACCTTTAAAATCGAAGATAACGGTTTGATTACCGCTAACTATTCTAACCAACAAAAACGTGTGGTTGGTCAAGTGGCATTATCCGCTTTCGCAAACCCAAATGGTCTGGTCTCCCAAGGTGGTAACGTTTGGGCCTCTTCTAATGCGTCAGGTAACCCGATGGACGGCGTTCCGGGTGTCGGCCAGTTTGGTAAATTAACCAGCGGTGCGTTGGAGTCTTCTAACGTGGATATGAGCCAAGAGTTAATTAGCATGATTGTGATGCAGCGTAATTACCAATCAAACGCGCAAACCATCAAGACACAAGATCAGATGTTACAGACGCTGGTTAACTTACGATAA
- a CDS encoding flagellar basal body rod protein FlgF, translated as MDHVIYTAMGGARHALENQAIVSNNIANVSTAGFKAQLSAMRAVPINGDSEQTRTLVVASTPGADMSQGPLNYTGKQTDVALNDKHFLAVELADGTEAYTRNGNIQVSSEGELVIGERRLQGDGGPINVPPNAELTIGADGTVTALLATDPPTMLGQIGRLKVVEAQPQDLIRGEDGLFHLSPQGQAANGNVLPQSERGIVTAGVIEGSNVNAAEAMVSMIANARHFEMQMKVVRSADENAQRANQLLAVS; from the coding sequence ATGGATCACGTCATTTATACCGCGATGGGAGGAGCGCGTCATGCGCTGGAAAACCAAGCGATTGTTTCAAATAACATTGCCAATGTGTCAACCGCAGGCTTTAAAGCGCAATTGTCCGCAATGCGTGCCGTACCGATAAATGGTGACAGCGAGCAAACCAGAACACTGGTGGTGGCTTCTACTCCCGGTGCTGATATGAGCCAAGGGCCGCTCAATTATACGGGTAAACAAACCGATGTTGCGTTGAATGATAAGCACTTTTTGGCTGTTGAGTTAGCAGATGGCACAGAAGCTTATACCCGTAACGGTAATATTCAAGTGTCTAGTGAAGGTGAACTTGTCATTGGCGAACGTCGCTTACAAGGTGATGGTGGGCCAATTAACGTTCCGCCAAATGCAGAATTAACCATTGGTGCAGACGGGACAGTTACCGCGCTTTTAGCCACTGACCCGCCAACGATGTTAGGGCAAATCGGGCGCTTGAAAGTGGTTGAAGCGCAGCCGCAAGACTTGATCCGTGGCGAAGACGGCTTGTTTCATTTATCACCACAAGGGCAAGCGGCAAATGGCAATGTTTTGCCACAAAGTGAACGCGGAATTGTCACTGCGGGGGTGATTGAAGGCAGTAATGTCAATGCTGCGGAAGCCATGGTCTCGATGATTGCCAATGCAAGGCACTTTGAAATGCAAATGAAAGTTGTCCGCAGTGCTGATGAAAATGCACAACGGGCGAACCAACTGCTCGCTGTTAGCTAA
- the flgG gene encoding flagellar basal-body rod protein FlgG, translating into MIRSLWIAKTGLDAQQTNLDVISNNLANVSTNGFKRQRAVFEDLMYQNIRQPGAMSSEQTSLPSGLQMGTGSRPVATMRIHAQGALNKTGNTNDIAIRGQGFLHVQMPDGTDAYTRDGALQPNQDGQLVTSSGYQIVPAIMIPDNANSLSIARDGTVTITVYGDNQPQQIGQITLTTFINDAGLESMGENLYMETASSGAPNESAPGTNGAGLLYQHMLETSNVNVAEELVNMIQTQRAYEINSKAVSASDQMLQRLTQL; encoded by the coding sequence ATGATCCGCTCATTATGGATTGCTAAAACAGGGCTTGATGCTCAACAAACTAACCTTGATGTTATTTCGAATAACTTAGCAAACGTTAGTACCAATGGCTTCAAGCGCCAACGCGCTGTTTTTGAAGATTTAATGTACCAAAACATTCGCCAACCGGGTGCTATGAGCTCTGAACAAACGTCGTTACCATCGGGTTTGCAGATGGGAACGGGGTCACGCCCTGTTGCCACTATGCGTATTCATGCTCAAGGTGCATTAAATAAAACGGGAAATACCAACGATATCGCTATCAGAGGCCAAGGTTTTTTACATGTGCAAATGCCGGATGGTACAGATGCCTATACACGTGATGGGGCACTACAGCCAAACCAAGATGGCCAATTAGTGACGTCCAGTGGTTACCAAATCGTTCCTGCGATTATGATCCCCGATAACGCGAATAGCTTGTCAATTGCGCGAGATGGTACCGTGACCATCACCGTCTATGGCGATAACCAACCACAGCAAATTGGCCAAATTACATTAACCACCTTTATTAATGACGCCGGTTTGGAAAGTATGGGGGAAAATCTGTATATGGAAACCGCCAGTTCGGGCGCACCAAATGAAAGTGCACCGGGTACCAATGGCGCAGGTTTACTTTATCAACACATGTTAGAAACCTCTAACGTCAATGTGGCAGAAGAGTTGGTCAACATGATCCAAACTCAACGTGCTTATGAAATCAACAGTAAGGCGGTATCCGCTTCTGACCAAATGTTACAGCGATTAACGCAATTGTAA
- a CDS encoding flagellar basal body L-ring protein FlgH yields the protein MIKRTQQQKSNMMIESGTISQQQKAALLTRFITPKQAGLLAILVLVTSGCAQIKSRPLVDTQTTAIPTAPTAPAPNGSIFQSAQPAYYGYQPLFEDRRPRNVGDILTINLQENVSASKNSSANANRSGKTGFLAAILPGFMQGWIGGKNTELDIKGNSDFSGKGGANANNTFKGTITVTVDQLLANGNLHVVGEKRIAINQGTESIRFSGVVNPRTIGSDNHVSSTQVADARIEYVGDGYINESQNMGWLQRFFLNVSPY from the coding sequence ATGATAAAACGTACACAGCAGCAAAAGAGTAACATGATGATTGAAAGCGGCACGATTTCTCAACAGCAAAAAGCAGCGTTGCTAACACGTTTCATAACACCTAAACAGGCAGGGTTACTTGCCATTTTGGTCTTAGTTACCAGCGGTTGTGCACAAATCAAATCGCGTCCATTAGTGGACACCCAAACCACGGCAATCCCAACAGCACCGACAGCACCTGCACCGAATGGCTCGATATTTCAAAGCGCTCAACCCGCTTACTATGGTTATCAACCATTGTTTGAAGACAGGCGTCCTCGTAATGTTGGCGATATTTTGACCATTAACTTGCAAGAAAACGTGAGTGCGAGCAAAAACTCCTCAGCGAATGCCAATCGTAGTGGGAAAACAGGTTTCTTAGCTGCGATCTTACCGGGTTTCATGCAAGGGTGGATTGGCGGTAAAAACACAGAATTAGATATTAAAGGTAACAGTGACTTTAGCGGCAAAGGCGGTGCCAATGCCAACAACACCTTTAAAGGCACCATCACTGTCACTGTAGACCAATTATTGGCGAACGGTAACTTACATGTGGTTGGTGAGAAACGTATTGCGATAAACCAGGGAACGGAGTCGATTCGTTTCTCAGGAGTGGTTAACCCGCGCACTATCGGCTCAGACAATCATGTGAGCTCGACACAAGTCGCTGATGCACGCATTGAATATGTGGGTGACGGCTATATTAACGAATCGCAAAACATGGGATGGCTACAACGCTTTTTCTTAAATGTTTCGCCTTATTAA
- a CDS encoding flagellar basal body P-ring protein FlgI yields the protein MKNNVLILLSLFFCFAFSAHSERIKDLTTVQGVRDNALIGYGLVVGLDGTGDQTMQTPFTTQSLNNMLSQMGITVPPGTNMQLKNVAAVMVTAKLPPFARTGQSVDIVVSSMGNAKSLRGGTLLMTPLKGVDGQIYAMAQGNILVGGAGASGGGSSIKVNQLNGGRITGGATIERELPSSFGQSGAINLQLNEDSFTLAQDIADAINRMGGMGTASALDSRTVQLLVPANNRDQVRFLARVQELNVRAPVAEAKVILNSRTGSVVINRSVTLDSCAVAHGSLAVTVERQTQVSQPDTPFAGGQTVVTRNTSVGVQDRGGALQKVNASVQLNQVIQALNTLGATPNDLMSILQAMESAGCLRAKLEII from the coding sequence ATGAAAAACAACGTATTAATTTTGCTATCACTATTTTTTTGCTTCGCTTTTTCAGCACACAGTGAGCGTATTAAAGATTTAACTACCGTTCAAGGCGTGCGAGATAACGCGTTGATTGGCTATGGTTTAGTTGTGGGTCTTGATGGGACAGGTGACCAAACCATGCAAACGCCGTTTACGACCCAAAGCTTGAATAACATGCTGTCGCAAATGGGCATCACGGTGCCACCGGGTACCAATATGCAATTGAAAAATGTAGCTGCGGTCATGGTCACCGCCAAATTGCCTCCTTTTGCACGTACAGGGCAATCCGTGGATATTGTCGTTTCCTCAATGGGTAACGCGAAAAGCTTACGTGGCGGTACGTTGTTGATGACTCCCTTAAAAGGGGTTGATGGGCAAATTTATGCGATGGCTCAGGGTAACATCTTAGTGGGTGGTGCGGGTGCCAGTGGCGGCGGCAGTAGTATTAAGGTCAATCAACTCAATGGCGGCCGTATTACTGGTGGAGCAACTATCGAACGTGAGTTGCCGAGCAGTTTCGGGCAAAGTGGTGCGATTAACCTGCAATTAAACGAAGATAGCTTCACATTGGCACAAGATATTGCGGATGCAATTAACCGAATGGGCGGTATGGGAACCGCGTCTGCGTTAGATTCTCGGACAGTGCAATTACTGGTTCCTGCCAATAATCGCGACCAAGTGCGCTTTTTAGCACGAGTGCAAGAACTGAATGTGCGTGCGCCAGTGGCTGAAGCGAAAGTGATCCTCAATTCACGCACCGGCTCTGTGGTGATTAACCGCAGTGTCACACTAGATAGCTGTGCTGTTGCACACGGTAGTTTAGCGGTCACGGTAGAAAGGCAAACTCAAGTGAGCCAGCCGGACACCCCATTTGCGGGTGGGCAAACCGTGGTGACACGAAACACCAGTGTCGGAGTACAAGATAGGGGCGGAGCATTGCAAAAAGTCAACGCCAGTGTGCAATTAAACCAAGTCATTCAAGCGCTGAATACACTCGGTGCAACGCCAAACGACTTGATGTCGATACTGCAAGCGATGGAAAGTGCAGGCTGTTTACGTGCGAAACTGGAGATCATCTAA
- the flgJ gene encoding flagellar assembly peptidoglycan hydrolase FlgJ: protein MSDMQLLQGAAFDLQSLGQLKGELNKNSEQGLRHVTQQLEATFVQLMLKSMRDALPQDGLFSSDQTRMLTSMYDQQIAQDLSQKGLGFGEMMYQQLTRDQHSSSEPASSGLLPLDEKTAQSLPPFNMEQMMRHFAPMGDALSAPFQKIKALSLNSSNFISRLIEPAKAASQNSGISHFLVLAQAALESGWGQREILKSDGKTSHNLFGIKAGKNWEGLVTNIMTTEVINGKTIKMRDDFRVYGSYEEAIADYINLLTENPRYKDVKKAPTPEIAARRLHQAGYATDPGYSDKLITLINQIRGHQPTSSLSTSRAVQAYTIDLNDIF from the coding sequence ATGAGTGACATGCAGCTATTGCAAGGTGCCGCATTTGATTTACAGTCACTAGGGCAGTTAAAAGGTGAACTGAATAAAAATTCGGAGCAAGGGCTGCGCCACGTCACGCAGCAACTTGAGGCAACATTCGTTCAATTGATGCTAAAAAGTATGCGTGACGCACTTCCGCAAGATGGTTTATTTTCCAGCGACCAAACGCGCATGCTGACCAGTATGTATGACCAGCAAATCGCCCAAGATCTATCGCAAAAAGGCTTAGGTTTTGGGGAAATGATGTACCAGCAGCTTACGCGAGACCAGCACTCCTCGAGTGAGCCAGCATCCAGCGGCCTTCTGCCTTTAGATGAGAAAACAGCGCAATCATTACCGCCATTTAATATGGAACAAATGATGCGCCACTTTGCACCAATGGGCGATGCTCTATCGGCGCCATTCCAAAAAATCAAAGCCTTATCACTTAATAGCAGTAATTTTATTAGCCGCTTAATTGAACCCGCAAAAGCGGCAAGCCAAAACAGTGGTATTTCACATTTTCTGGTATTGGCACAAGCGGCATTAGAAAGTGGATGGGGGCAGCGCGAAATTCTGAAATCAGATGGAAAAACCAGCCATAACCTATTTGGGATAAAAGCGGGAAAAAACTGGGAAGGGCTTGTCACGAATATTATGACAACAGAAGTGATTAACGGCAAAACCATCAAAATGCGTGATGATTTCCGCGTTTATGGCTCTTATGAAGAGGCGATTGCCGATTATATCAACCTATTGACCGAAAACCCGCGTTATAAAGATGTTAAAAAAGCACCGACACCAGAGATTGCCGCACGCCGTTTACATCAAGCTGGATATGCTACAGACCCCGGTTACTCGGACAAGCTTATCACTTTGATTAATCAAATACGCGGCCATCAACCGACAAGTAGCCTCTCGACGTCAAGGGCGGTTCAGGCATATACCATAGACTTAAACGATATTTTCTAA
- the flgK gene encoding flagellar hook-associated protein FlgK — MLNNVMNNALSGVNAAQGGLSVISNNLANAGVGYYHRQSAVFGENPGTMTPNGYFGNGTYFSHVRREFDEFVNAQYSQSRARSGDYEAYVKNCNKVDDLLTNDIEDISSNIGSFFTALDAASSDASDKTLIDVFLGNSNALLSQFKEADRRLQEMERDTNHQIENKVKDINIYAEKIAGLNQQISRIRSVSGSEPNDLLDVRDRLVNEVNSLVGVKVIEQNGNYNVTFANGLPLVTGEKANRLEAVPSSKDDSRFSIGFVGANGQAREIPDESFRGGELSGILRSRQEVMDPAYQKLNKLALVFATKFNEVHSKGYDANGNTGKDFFEMGKGSVVSNTHNSGKADFDLSYSDVSKVTGNNYEMRFDGNEWNVTRLPEGIKVPVDSNTAGTLKFDGLEIKISNSTGMSKGDSFLVKPVSGVINGMQVLVSNASDFAAAGSKDSGPGDNENIKQLVKLQDEKLIDGSSTFSDFYATLVNDVGSKTKQAQIDSETQNKMTESFYEQEQAISGVNMNEESIQMQKIQQFFNANAQVLKTVDDLFNALMRAF, encoded by the coding sequence ATGCTGAACAATGTAATGAATAATGCGCTCAGTGGTGTGAACGCTGCACAAGGCGGGTTAAGTGTGATTTCCAACAACTTAGCCAACGCAGGTGTGGGTTACTATCATCGCCAAAGTGCTGTTTTCGGGGAGAATCCCGGTACGATGACACCTAATGGCTATTTTGGTAACGGCACTTATTTCAGCCATGTTCGCCGTGAGTTTGATGAATTTGTCAATGCGCAGTACAGCCAATCTCGCGCGCGTAGCGGCGACTATGAGGCGTACGTTAAGAACTGTAATAAAGTTGATGATTTGCTTACTAATGATATCGAAGATATCTCGAGTAATATTGGCAGCTTTTTTACTGCGTTAGACGCGGCCAGCAGTGATGCCAGTGACAAGACGTTGATTGACGTTTTTTTAGGCAACTCAAATGCATTATTGAGCCAGTTTAAAGAAGCAGATCGTCGTCTGCAGGAAATGGAACGCGATACGAATCATCAGATAGAAAATAAAGTCAAAGATATCAATATCTACGCTGAAAAAATTGCCGGTTTAAACCAGCAAATTTCGCGGATCCGTTCAGTAAGTGGCTCAGAGCCAAACGATTTATTAGATGTGCGTGACCGTTTAGTCAATGAAGTTAACTCATTGGTTGGTGTGAAGGTTATTGAGCAAAACGGCAACTATAACGTGACGTTTGCCAATGGCTTGCCGTTAGTCACCGGTGAGAAAGCGAATCGCCTGGAAGCGGTTCCGTCTTCTAAAGATGATAGCCGTTTTAGTATAGGTTTTGTGGGGGCGAATGGCCAAGCGCGTGAAATCCCTGATGAATCATTCCGTGGTGGGGAGCTCAGTGGTATCCTGCGTTCTCGTCAAGAAGTCATGGACCCGGCTTATCAAAAACTCAATAAGTTAGCATTGGTTTTCGCGACTAAATTCAATGAAGTTCATAGCAAAGGTTATGATGCCAACGGTAACACTGGTAAAGACTTCTTTGAAATGGGTAAAGGCAGCGTTGTTAGTAACACCCATAATAGTGGCAAAGCAGATTTTGATCTCAGTTATAGCGATGTGTCTAAAGTTACAGGCAATAACTACGAAATGCGTTTTGACGGCAATGAATGGAATGTCACACGTTTACCCGAAGGCATTAAAGTTCCTGTAGATTCCAATACTGCGGGTACACTGAAATTTGATGGTTTAGAAATCAAAATCAGCAATAGCACGGGTATGTCAAAAGGCGACTCATTTCTGGTGAAGCCAGTGAGTGGTGTGATCAACGGTATGCAGGTCTTGGTAAGCAATGCATCTGATTTCGCAGCTGCTGGAAGTAAAGACAGCGGCCCAGGTGATAATGAAAACATTAAGCAACTGGTTAAACTGCAAGACGAAAAACTCATTGATGGTAGCTCCACGTTTTCTGATTTCTATGCAACGTTAGTTAATGATGTGGGCAGCAAAACCAAGCAAGCGCAAATTGATTCTGAAACACAGAACAAAATGACAGAAAGCTTCTATGAACAAGAGCAAGCTATTTCTGGCGTGAATATGAATGAAGAAAGTATTCAGATGCAGAAAATCCAACAGTTTTTCAATGCCAATGCGCAAGTGCTAAAAACGGTGGATGATTTATTTAACGCATTGATGCGTGCATTCTAA